The genome window TGGTACTGTGGGTTTGTTCCTATGGGAATTTCATAACGCTGCCAGCCCATCTCATGTTTATATAATTAATTGAAATAAATGGTTTTTTTATTTAGTATTGTTTATTATTAGTTTGTGTGCTGTTTTATTAGCGCATTTTCACATTCACCCCCTTTTTATTATTGGGTGGGTTAATTAACAACCCACCCAAACCCCCCTTTATATATCATATTATTATGAATTAGCGATTTTATGAGTTTATTTAATTAACTGGCTAATTTTTGAATTTAAATGAATTAGATTAATTTAATGTTACTTTTATCAATTAATGGTTTGATTGTTATTTAATTGATCATGATGGATTGTTCAATCCATTAAAATAGATATTATTTATATTTTATTCTTAGTTTATCCTAAAAACATATGCTGATGTTTAAGTAATTATTTAAAAATTAATAAAAAGAGTTTTGCTGAATTTACAGTTTTTTAAATTAATTTATTCTTTTTGGAATAACATTATTATTCCAGTAATTAACAACCATAGTCCTATTAATGCTCCTAAGACCCGAGGATCTGAAACAAAAGAACCTATTATCAGGTAAAGAACACCTATTACTATGGCTACAATACCATTCCATCTGCTTCCTCCAACATTGGAGATTACACCCATAATACCTGCAATAATCAGGAAGAAACCTGCAAGGTAAATTATAAATGCTGCAAGGAAACTAAACATTGCGGGGTTGAATATAAATCCAATTCCCAGGATAAGTGCTATAATTCCTAGAACAACTTCCAGGATTCCAAGGGCTGCACTCTCACCCATTTCAACTATTCCTCCTAAGAGGAGACCTAAACCTAATATTAAAACTATAAATCCGGTGATTACACTAGCTGGTATCACACCTAATAGTGGGAAAGCCAGGACAATTAAACCAAGGATTATCAAAACTAAAGCGCTACCTATTTTTTGCATTTTCTTGTTCCCCCGTAAAATATCCAGCAAACTCTTATTAGTTTAATAATATTTTTTTTGATTTATATAACTTATGAGGATTTTAATGGGATTATATTAAAAAATAGCTAAATTTTTGATTTAAATAAACAGCAGATAAACTTGATAAAAAAATAGAAATGAATAGTCCGGTTAAAATGATTTTAAAATAAAAAAGAATTATCTTCTGGATAATATGCTGTGATGCTGTGCTTTTTTCTGTAAATGATCAGACGTATATTCATAATAAATTAAACTGGACTTTAAAAAAACTCTATGAGTTGGAATTCCGTCTTCTCCTCTTTTGAGACTAATAGTAATTTTTTCTTCAGTAATTCTGATTTCTTCGGCATTAGGCCGCCTTTTAGTGCTGTAAGTATAAGATTTGCCCTGGATATCTTTTATTCTCACCCATTCTACAGTCATGATATACCACATCGTTCAGCTAATTAATTCCTTATACATTCATTGTCGGAATATTTTAAATACCTTTCTTAAAACCAGGATATCAACTCCTCACCCTTCCATGCCCATAACTTTTATACTCTCTTAGTTGAAAATATATTCATATGAAAGAAGAAGGGATGTGTGAAATAGAAAAAGTGAATGAGGAGAAAGTAAAAGATATTAAAAATCAAATGTTAAGTGATGATTTGATTATTAAGGTCACAGATAATTTCAAAACTATAAGTGATCCCACCCGGCTTAAAATATTACATGCTCTTTCTAAAACATCTTTATGTGTTTGTGATTTATCAGCGCTTTTGGAAATGAGCCAATCTGCTGTTTCACATCAATTGAGGGTTTTAAGGGATAAAAATATGGTTAAATTTAAAAAAGAAGGTAAAATGGCCCGATATTATCTTGCAGATGAACATGTTCTGCTTTTTATTAAAATGGGCATAGAACATGCAGAAGAATAACCATACCTTTTATAACTGCATCTTTCCCAGTAGTCATATATCTATATTTGATGAGGCTGATTTTTTTTAAGATAATTGTATAATTGACAAAAAACAATTATAACATATTACTTGTAGAATAAATAGGGGATGTTATTTTATGAAGGCCAGTGAATTTATAGGTAAAGTTGTAATTGATCCAAAAGGATTAGAAATTGGAAAAATAGCAGATATCATTGTAAAACCTGAGGAATGTCTAATTGATAGGGTAATCATATCCAGCGGCGGTGTTTTAAGTAAAAAATATTTAAGCGTCACTGAAAAAGAGATAGATGCAATTGGGGACTATATCATAATAACCTTATCCCAAGAGGAAGCAGGAGAACGTTTAGGCCAGGAGGATTTTGATTCCGTTAAAAAAGTTGCCTTGAATTTCCAAAAATTAATTGGAAAAACAGTCATAACTCAAAATGGAGTAGAACTAGGAACTGTTGAGGATATGATTGTAAAACCTAAAGAATGTTTGATTGAAAATGTAATAATCAAATCAAAATCAGACTTAGGTAGAAAAACATTCATGGTTGGTGAAGGGGAAATAATAGATATTAAAGATTTCATGGTCTTGAAGCTTGATCTGGACGATATTGAAGATAGATTAATCTAAAAACTTATTTTTTAATTATTTTTAACTATTATTAAAAATTTATAAATCGGATGGGGATCAAATCACCACAATCTTCAGACTAATGCTTCTTTTAGAAGATTATTCGGATATAAACTAAAGAATTCCTGGAACTGATTATGACATCTAAAAATCAATGGAAACTATTTTGGTGAAAAACATGCAATATACTTATCTTTCATATAATATTCATGAAAAATCACTTGTTTATAAAGGACTGAAAGAGCCAAAAATTACTCATCAAAATACTATTGGGACTGAAGGATACAATACCTATATGCTTTCTATTGAAAACCATTCCGGAACACATATAGATGCACCAGCACATTTTTTAGATGATGGGAAAACAATTTCAGAATATGAGGCCTCAGATTTTATTTTCAATAATGTGTTGTTACTGAAATCTCCTCAAGATCCTAAAGGGACCATAGGCCTTGAAGAATTAGATGGATGGGATTTAAGTGAAAAAGATTGTCTTTTAATTTCCACTGGATTTAGCAACTACAGAGATAGCAATCCTGAAAAATATTTAACCCAAAGTCCTGGAATTTCTCCAGATTTAATTCACCATATTCGCAAAAAATATCCTTCAATAAGATGTATAGGGATCGATTGTGTATCTATTTCAAGCTATGGTGATGAAAAAACTGCAGTTAAAGCTCATAAAACCGCATTTGTTAAAAAAGAAGGGTATGGTGATCCTCTGTTTTTGATTGAGGACATGAAATTAGATGGTATTCTTCCTGAAAAAAGAATAAAAAAATTAATGGTTTTTCCATGGCAGATTGAAGGAGTGGACAGTGCCCCAGCTACAGTAATAGCGCAGTTAGAATAAATTATCAAAGTCAGTGGTGACTATGAAAGAGATGACTTTAAAACCAATAGGTGTAATTCATTCGCCTTTTGAAGAAAAATCAAAAACACCGCATCAGGGAATATATACCACCTCTGAAAGTGTGATAGAGGTATTTAAAGAGTATAAGGAAGCTTTGGATGGTATTGAAAATGTTAAAAACATTCATATACTTTACTGGTGCGATAAATCAGAAAGAAATTTGCTTAAAGTAATTCCTCATGGTAAAACTCAAAAAAGAGGAGTTTTTTCCACTAGAGCACCCAGCAGGCCCAACCCCATAGCCCTATCGCTTGTAGAATTAATTAAGATAGATGATACGAAGTTAACAGTTAAGGGATTAGAAGCACTGGATGGATCATTAGTGGTGGATATTAAGCCTTACTGGAAAGATATTGATTGTGTTGATTAGAGTTAATTAGAAATATCCCTTACAAATGGGTCAATTTTACAGTCACAGGTCTGTTTTTTCATATCTTCTTCTTTAATGCCCATAGTTTGCACGGCGTCCATACCGCAAATCTCACTCATGGCCTCGATGGTTTTTGAAAAACCGGAAGATCCATATGTAGCAAAAAATGCTACTTTTTGGAATTTATCTTTATTTTCTACAAGATAAGTCCTAATAGGAACTGAAGG of Methanobacterium alcaliphilum contains these proteins:
- the tsaA gene encoding tRNA (N6-threonylcarbamoyladenosine(37)-N6)-methyltransferase TrmO is translated as MKEMTLKPIGVIHSPFEEKSKTPHQGIYTTSESVIEVFKEYKEALDGIENVKNIHILYWCDKSERNLLKVIPHGKTQKRGVFSTRAPSRPNPIALSLVELIKIDDTKLTVKGLEALDGSLVVDIKPYWKDIDCVD
- a CDS encoding ArsR/SmtB family transcription factor — its product is MKEEGMCEIEKVNEEKVKDIKNQMLSDDLIIKVTDNFKTISDPTRLKILHALSKTSLCVCDLSALLEMSQSAVSHQLRVLRDKNMVKFKKEGKMARYYLADEHVLLFIKMGIEHAEE
- a CDS encoding DUF308 domain-containing protein, translated to MQKIGSALVLIILGLIVLAFPLLGVIPASVITGFIVLILGLGLLLGGIVEMGESAALGILEVVLGIIALILGIGFIFNPAMFSFLAAFIIYLAGFFLIIAGIMGVISNVGGSRWNGIVAIVIGVLYLIIGSFVSDPRVLGALIGLWLLITGIIMLFQKE
- a CDS encoding PRC-barrel domain-containing protein, whose product is MKASEFIGKVVIDPKGLEIGKIADIIVKPEECLIDRVIISSGGVLSKKYLSVTEKEIDAIGDYIIITLSQEEAGERLGQEDFDSVKKVALNFQKLIGKTVITQNGVELGTVEDMIVKPKECLIENVIIKSKSDLGRKTFMVGEGEIIDIKDFMVLKLDLDDIEDRLI
- a CDS encoding cyclase family protein; amino-acid sequence: MQYTYLSYNIHEKSLVYKGLKEPKITHQNTIGTEGYNTYMLSIENHSGTHIDAPAHFLDDGKTISEYEASDFIFNNVLLLKSPQDPKGTIGLEELDGWDLSEKDCLLISTGFSNYRDSNPEKYLTQSPGISPDLIHHIRKKYPSIRCIGIDCVSISSYGDEKTAVKAHKTAFVKKEGYGDPLFLIEDMKLDGILPEKRIKKLMVFPWQIEGVDSAPATVIAQLE